Proteins encoded in a region of the Gemmatimonadaceae bacterium genome:
- a CDS encoding dicarboxylate/amino acid:cation symporter — protein MKESTRVLVALAAAIILGAIIAALGSGTLLRAADAIAPIGTLWVNAIRMTVIPLVVSLLITGIASASDVSAIGRTGGRTIVVFVVLLGATAIVIVPLASFLFALLPLPASGGARAMLPAGAAEAAKQLSAGGQVTSFGAWLTSLIPSNPVAAAAEGAMVPLILFTLILAIAIARSPDATRQPLVDAARALGDVMMRIVRWVVFVAPIGVFALVLPLAAHLGGSVAGAIGVYIAAYTLGNLTVILLLYPVVAAFGGIPMGRFARAALPAQLIAFSSSSSIASLPVLMESGERGLALSDRITGFVLPLAVSMFKIGAPVSWTIGALFVGWFYGIPLHARELATVGVASVFLAFVAPGVPRGAFIMLTPLFVAIGLPPEGIGILIAVDALPDTIATALNVTGDLAAAALVAHAEPSPRVGLSG, from the coding sequence ATGAAAGAGAGCACCCGCGTCCTCGTCGCCCTCGCGGCCGCCATCATCCTCGGCGCGATCATCGCTGCGTTAGGCAGCGGCACGCTGCTCCGCGCGGCAGACGCCATCGCGCCCATCGGGACGCTCTGGGTGAACGCCATCCGGATGACGGTCATCCCGTTGGTCGTCTCGCTGCTCATCACCGGCATCGCATCGGCGAGCGACGTCAGCGCGATCGGAAGAACCGGCGGCCGCACGATCGTGGTGTTCGTCGTCCTGTTGGGCGCGACCGCGATCGTCATCGTTCCGCTCGCCTCGTTTCTGTTCGCGCTGCTGCCGCTCCCGGCATCGGGTGGCGCCAGGGCGATGCTCCCCGCGGGCGCCGCCGAGGCGGCGAAGCAGCTGTCGGCCGGCGGCCAGGTGACGAGTTTCGGTGCGTGGCTCACGTCGCTGATTCCATCGAATCCCGTCGCCGCCGCGGCCGAGGGCGCGATGGTCCCGCTCATTCTGTTCACGCTCATTCTGGCGATCGCGATCGCACGAAGCCCCGACGCGACGCGGCAGCCGCTCGTCGACGCCGCCCGCGCGTTAGGCGACGTGATGATGCGCATCGTGCGCTGGGTCGTGTTCGTCGCGCCGATCGGCGTGTTCGCGCTGGTGCTGCCGCTCGCGGCACATCTCGGCGGTTCCGTGGCCGGCGCGATCGGCGTCTACATCGCCGCGTACACGCTCGGCAATCTCACGGTGATCCTGCTGCTCTATCCGGTCGTCGCGGCCTTCGGCGGAATTCCCATGGGGCGGTTCGCGCGCGCAGCGCTTCCGGCGCAGCTCATCGCATTCAGCTCGAGCTCGTCCATCGCATCGCTGCCCGTGCTCATGGAGAGCGGCGAACGCGGGCTCGCGCTCTCGGATCGCATCACCGGCTTCGTGCTGCCGCTCGCGGTCTCGATGTTCAAGATCGGCGCGCCGGTGTCGTGGACCATTGGTGCATTGTTCGTCGGATGGTTCTACGGAATTCCATTGCATGCGCGCGAGCTCGCAACCGTCGGCGTTGCGTCCGTGTTTCTGGCGTTCGTGGCGCCGGGCGTGCCGCGCGGCGCGTTCATCATGCTCACGCCGCTGTTCGTCGCGATCGGCCTCCCGCCCGAGGGCATTGGCATCTTGATCGCCGTCGATGCGCTGCCGGATACGATCGCGACCGCACTCAACGTCACGGGCGATCTCGCGGCGGCGGCGTTGGTCGCCCACGCGGAACCGTCTCCCCGTGTGGGTCTTTCGGGTTGA